A DNA window from Coffea arabica cultivar ET-39 chromosome 6c, Coffea Arabica ET-39 HiFi, whole genome shotgun sequence contains the following coding sequences:
- the LOC113693595 gene encoding protein EARLY RESPONSIVE TO DEHYDRATION 15 encodes MALVSGGRSTLNPNAPLYIPACMRQVEDFSQEWWNLVTTSTWFRDYWLSQNHVEDFFGSEDDGYDYEDTDVVDLLPDNIDLGMDEDDLTMEAQFEEFLRSSETGQGYMSSFSADKGMPANGFSSDSGALIKNFKLSMEKGSRSPAEQAKFLEKPAKFISSKCSPRRIQQPR; translated from the exons ATGGCATTAGTGTCCGGAGGAAGGTCAACTCTAAACCCAAATGCGCCTTTGTACATCCCTGCTTGCATGCGCCAAGTGGAGGACTTCTCCCAAGAGTGGTGGAACTTGGTGACTACCTCCACTTGGTTCCGTGACTATTGGCTCAGTCAGAACCATGTTGAGGATTTCTTTGGCAGTGAAGATGATGGGTATGATTATGAAGATACTGATGTTGTTGATCTGCTGCCGGATAATATTGATCTTGGCATGGATGAGGACGACTTGACCATGGAAGCTCAGTTTGAGGAGTTCCTCCGCTCATCTGAAACTGGACAGGGTTACATGTCATCGTTCTCTGCTGATAAAGGAATGCCTGCAAATG GTTTTTCAAGTGACTCTGGGGCACTGATAAAGAATTTCAAGTTGTCAATGGAGAAAGGGAGCAGGTCTCCTGCAGAACAAGCTAAGTTCCTGGAGAAGCCTGCAAAGTTCATTAGCTCAAAATGCAGCCCTCGCCGGATCCAGCAGCCCCGCTGA
- the LOC113694340 gene encoding GTP-binding protein BRASSINAZOLE INSENSITIVE PALE GREEN 2, chloroplastic isoform X2: MAAALPYAPPLYSAVCNFNVKLYVKNSICSNGFARPRFFTGLSKKSGRSSCEIRCSQSTTIKKTEKDSGKGHRKGEGRLILSEGRDQDESYESICPGCGVFMQDKDPNLPGFYKKKKVELSEVIGDEDEEDLMDDEFDDFDEEDEEFEDGIEGQLEGSDDGVEGRFQGADGVDWDLEELENEFEKEDDELKELDGFGPAGVGYGNITEEVVEKGKKIKLSKAERKRMNREARKDKEEVTVCARCHSLRNYGQVKNQVAENLIPDFDFDRLVTTKLIKPTGVADATVVVMVVDCADFDGSFPKRAAKSLFKALEGSRDGFKSNKKLPKLVLVATKVDLLPSQISPARLDRWVRHRAKANGAPKLSGVYLVSARKDLGVRNLLAFIKELAGPRGNVWVIGAQNAGKSTLINSFARKGGVKVTKLTEAAVPGTTLGILRIGGILSAKAKMYDTPGLLHPYLMSMRLNREEQKMVEIRKELQPRSYRIKAGQTVHVGALARLDLIQSSVETIYVTVWASANVSLHLGKTENADEIKIKHGGVRLQPPIGEVGVPQLGKWVRKEVKASGTSWDVNGIDIAVAGLGWFSLGLKGEANLTLWTYDGIEITLREPLVLDRAPFLERPGFWLPRAISDAVA, translated from the exons ATGGCAGCAGCTTTGCCATATGCACCACCTCTATATTCAGCTGTTTGTAATTTCAACGTTAAATTGTATGTAAAGAACTCTATTTGTTCAAATGGTTTTGCAAGGCCTCGATTTTTCACAG GTCTGAGTAAGAAAAGCGGCAGGAGTAGTTGTGAAATTAGGTGTAGTCAATCGACAACAATCAAGAAAACAGAGAAAGATAGCGGAAAAGGTCATAGGAAAGGTGAAGGGAGGTTGATTTTGAGTGAAGGAAGAGATCAGGATGAGAGTTATGAGTCTATTTGCCCTGGTTGTGGAGTTTTCATGCAAGATAAGGACCCTAATCTTCCTGgtttttataagaaaaagaaGGTGGAACTTAGTGAGGTCATaggggatgaggatgaggaggaTTTAATGGATGatgaatttgatgattttgatGAGGAGGATGAGGAATTTGAGGATGGCATTGAGGGGCAATTAGAAGGGAGTGATGATGGGGTTGAAGGAAGATTTCAGGGTGCAGATGGGGTTGATTGGGATTTGGAAGAGTTGGAAAACGAATTTGAGAAAGAAGATGATGAGTTAAAGGAGTTGGATGGGTTTGGTCCAGCTGGTGTTGGTTATGGTAACATTACAGAAGAGGTTGTGGAGAAGGGGAAGAAGATAAAGTTGTCGAAAGCAGAGAGAAAAAGGATGAATAGGGAAGCTCGGAAGGACAAAGAGGAGGTGACAGTATGCGCTCGATGTCATTCTTTGAGGAATTATGGGCAGGTTAAGAATCAAGTAGCTGAGAATTTGATACcggattttgattttgataggTTGGTAACCACCAAGTTAATAAAACCCACAGGCGTTGCTGATGCTACGGTTGTGGTTATGGTGGTTGATTGTGCTGATTTTGATGGTTCATTTCCTAAGCGAGCAGCAAAGTCTTTGTTCAAGGCTCTGGAAGGAAGCAGAGATGGTTTCAAGTCTAACAAGAAGCTGCCAAAGCTTGTTTTGGTGGCTACGAAGGTTGATCTTCTTCCATCGCAGATTTCCCCAGCAAGGTTAGATAGATGGGTCCGCCACCGTGCCAAGGCAAACGGAGCACCTAAGCTGAGTGGGGTTTATCTAGTTAGTGCTCGTAAGGACCTGGGAGTGAGGAATTTGCTGGCATTTATTAAGGAGTTGGCTGGACCAAGAGGGAACGTCTGGGTAATTGGAGCTCAGAATGCTGGGAAGTCAACATTGATTAATTCATTTGCTAGAAAAGGAGGAGTCAAAGTTACAAAGCTTACTGAAGCTGCTGTTCCTGGGACAACACTGGGGATATTGAGGATTGGAGGAATATTATCTGCCAAAGCAAAAATGTATGATACACCAGGCCTGCTACATCCATATCTCATGTCCATGAGATTAAACAGGGAGGAGCAAAAAATGGTTGAGATACGGAAGGAGCTTCAACCTCGAAGCTATAGGATCAAGGCAG GTCAGACTGTACATGTTGGTGCCTTAGCAAGACTAGATCTTATCCAGTCTTCTGTAGAGACAATCTATGTCACTGTCTGGGCATCTGCAAATGTTTCTCTCCACCTAGGAAAGACAGAAAATGCTGATGAGATCAAGATCAAGCATGGGGGAGTCAGGTTACAG CCACCTATTGGTGAAGTAGGAGTTCCTCAATTGGGCAAATGGGTCAGGAAAGAAGTTAAAGCGTCTGGAACAAGCTGGGACGTGAACGGCATTGATATTGCGGTGGCTGGCTTAGGTTggttttctttgggtttgaaagGTGAAGCCAATTTAACACTCTGGACATATGATGGCATTGAGATCACCTTGCGAGAACCTTTGGTTCTTGACAGGGCTCCTTTTCTTGAGAGACCTGGGTTTTGGCTGCCAAGGGCTATATCAGATGCAGTTG CTTGA
- the LOC113694340 gene encoding GTP-binding protein BRASSINAZOLE INSENSITIVE PALE GREEN 2, chloroplastic isoform X1, translating to MAAALPYAPPLYSAVCNFNVKLYVKNSICSNGFARPRFFTGLSKKSGRSSCEIRCSQSTTIKKTEKDSGKGHRKGEGRLILSEGRDQDESYESICPGCGVFMQDKDPNLPGFYKKKKVELSEVIGDEDEEDLMDDEFDDFDEEDEEFEDGIEGQLEGSDDGVEGRFQGADGVDWDLEELENEFEKEDDELKELDGFGPAGVGYGNITEEVVEKGKKIKLSKAERKRMNREARKDKEEVTVCARCHSLRNYGQVKNQVAENLIPDFDFDRLVTTKLIKPTGVADATVVVMVVDCADFDGSFPKRAAKSLFKALEGSRDGFKSNKKLPKLVLVATKVDLLPSQISPARLDRWVRHRAKANGAPKLSGVYLVSARKDLGVRNLLAFIKELAGPRGNVWVIGAQNAGKSTLINSFARKGGVKVTKLTEAAVPGTTLGILRIGGILSAKAKMYDTPGLLHPYLMSMRLNREEQKMVEIRKELQPRSYRIKAGQTVHVGALARLDLIQSSVETIYVTVWASANVSLHLGKTENADEIKIKHGGVRLQPPIGEVGVPQLGKWVRKEVKASGTSWDVNGIDIAVAGLGWFSLGLKGEANLTLWTYDGIEITLREPLVLDRAPFLERPGFWLPRAISDAVGNQTKLEAQVRKEHQETSMTCD from the exons ATGGCAGCAGCTTTGCCATATGCACCACCTCTATATTCAGCTGTTTGTAATTTCAACGTTAAATTGTATGTAAAGAACTCTATTTGTTCAAATGGTTTTGCAAGGCCTCGATTTTTCACAG GTCTGAGTAAGAAAAGCGGCAGGAGTAGTTGTGAAATTAGGTGTAGTCAATCGACAACAATCAAGAAAACAGAGAAAGATAGCGGAAAAGGTCATAGGAAAGGTGAAGGGAGGTTGATTTTGAGTGAAGGAAGAGATCAGGATGAGAGTTATGAGTCTATTTGCCCTGGTTGTGGAGTTTTCATGCAAGATAAGGACCCTAATCTTCCTGgtttttataagaaaaagaaGGTGGAACTTAGTGAGGTCATaggggatgaggatgaggaggaTTTAATGGATGatgaatttgatgattttgatGAGGAGGATGAGGAATTTGAGGATGGCATTGAGGGGCAATTAGAAGGGAGTGATGATGGGGTTGAAGGAAGATTTCAGGGTGCAGATGGGGTTGATTGGGATTTGGAAGAGTTGGAAAACGAATTTGAGAAAGAAGATGATGAGTTAAAGGAGTTGGATGGGTTTGGTCCAGCTGGTGTTGGTTATGGTAACATTACAGAAGAGGTTGTGGAGAAGGGGAAGAAGATAAAGTTGTCGAAAGCAGAGAGAAAAAGGATGAATAGGGAAGCTCGGAAGGACAAAGAGGAGGTGACAGTATGCGCTCGATGTCATTCTTTGAGGAATTATGGGCAGGTTAAGAATCAAGTAGCTGAGAATTTGATACcggattttgattttgataggTTGGTAACCACCAAGTTAATAAAACCCACAGGCGTTGCTGATGCTACGGTTGTGGTTATGGTGGTTGATTGTGCTGATTTTGATGGTTCATTTCCTAAGCGAGCAGCAAAGTCTTTGTTCAAGGCTCTGGAAGGAAGCAGAGATGGTTTCAAGTCTAACAAGAAGCTGCCAAAGCTTGTTTTGGTGGCTACGAAGGTTGATCTTCTTCCATCGCAGATTTCCCCAGCAAGGTTAGATAGATGGGTCCGCCACCGTGCCAAGGCAAACGGAGCACCTAAGCTGAGTGGGGTTTATCTAGTTAGTGCTCGTAAGGACCTGGGAGTGAGGAATTTGCTGGCATTTATTAAGGAGTTGGCTGGACCAAGAGGGAACGTCTGGGTAATTGGAGCTCAGAATGCTGGGAAGTCAACATTGATTAATTCATTTGCTAGAAAAGGAGGAGTCAAAGTTACAAAGCTTACTGAAGCTGCTGTTCCTGGGACAACACTGGGGATATTGAGGATTGGAGGAATATTATCTGCCAAAGCAAAAATGTATGATACACCAGGCCTGCTACATCCATATCTCATGTCCATGAGATTAAACAGGGAGGAGCAAAAAATGGTTGAGATACGGAAGGAGCTTCAACCTCGAAGCTATAGGATCAAGGCAG GTCAGACTGTACATGTTGGTGCCTTAGCAAGACTAGATCTTATCCAGTCTTCTGTAGAGACAATCTATGTCACTGTCTGGGCATCTGCAAATGTTTCTCTCCACCTAGGAAAGACAGAAAATGCTGATGAGATCAAGATCAAGCATGGGGGAGTCAGGTTACAG CCACCTATTGGTGAAGTAGGAGTTCCTCAATTGGGCAAATGGGTCAGGAAAGAAGTTAAAGCGTCTGGAACAAGCTGGGACGTGAACGGCATTGATATTGCGGTGGCTGGCTTAGGTTggttttctttgggtttgaaagGTGAAGCCAATTTAACACTCTGGACATATGATGGCATTGAGATCACCTTGCGAGAACCTTTGGTTCTTGACAGGGCTCCTTTTCTTGAGAGACCTGGGTTTTGGCTGCCAAGGGCTATATCAGATGCAGTTGGTAATCAGACTAAACTAGAAGCCCAAGTGCGGAAAGAACATCAAGAAACTAGTATGACATGTGATTAA
- the LOC113694340 gene encoding GTP-binding protein BRASSINAZOLE INSENSITIVE PALE GREEN 2, chloroplastic isoform X3, whose amino-acid sequence MAAALPYAPPLYSAVCNFNVKLYVKNSICSNGFARPRFFTGLSKKSGRSSCEIRCSQSTTIKKTEKDSGKGHRKGEGRLILSEGRDQDESYESICPGCGVFMQDKDPNLPGFYKKKKVELSEVIGDEDEEDLMDDEFDDFDEEDEEFEDGIEGQLEGSDDGVEGRFQGADGVDWDLEELENEFEKEDDELKELDGFGPAGVGYGNITEEVVEKGKKIKLSKAERKRMNREARKDKEEVTVCARCHSLRNYGQVKNQVAENLIPDFDFDRLVTTKLIKPTGVADATVVVMVVDCADFDGSFPKRAAKSLFKALEGSRDGFKSNKKLPKLVLVATKVDLLPSQISPARLDRWVRHRAKANGAPKLSGVYLVSARKDLGVRNLLAFIKELAGPRGNVWVIGAQNAGKSTLINSFARKGGVKVTKLTEAAVPGTTLGILRIGGILSAKAKMYDTPGLLHPYLMSMRLNREEQKMVEIRKELQPRSYRIKAGQTVHVGALARLDLIQSSVETIYVTVWASANVSLHLGKTENADEIKIKHGGVRLQRFLFYFKDIASSNAKFKMFYNACQYFQC is encoded by the exons ATGGCAGCAGCTTTGCCATATGCACCACCTCTATATTCAGCTGTTTGTAATTTCAACGTTAAATTGTATGTAAAGAACTCTATTTGTTCAAATGGTTTTGCAAGGCCTCGATTTTTCACAG GTCTGAGTAAGAAAAGCGGCAGGAGTAGTTGTGAAATTAGGTGTAGTCAATCGACAACAATCAAGAAAACAGAGAAAGATAGCGGAAAAGGTCATAGGAAAGGTGAAGGGAGGTTGATTTTGAGTGAAGGAAGAGATCAGGATGAGAGTTATGAGTCTATTTGCCCTGGTTGTGGAGTTTTCATGCAAGATAAGGACCCTAATCTTCCTGgtttttataagaaaaagaaGGTGGAACTTAGTGAGGTCATaggggatgaggatgaggaggaTTTAATGGATGatgaatttgatgattttgatGAGGAGGATGAGGAATTTGAGGATGGCATTGAGGGGCAATTAGAAGGGAGTGATGATGGGGTTGAAGGAAGATTTCAGGGTGCAGATGGGGTTGATTGGGATTTGGAAGAGTTGGAAAACGAATTTGAGAAAGAAGATGATGAGTTAAAGGAGTTGGATGGGTTTGGTCCAGCTGGTGTTGGTTATGGTAACATTACAGAAGAGGTTGTGGAGAAGGGGAAGAAGATAAAGTTGTCGAAAGCAGAGAGAAAAAGGATGAATAGGGAAGCTCGGAAGGACAAAGAGGAGGTGACAGTATGCGCTCGATGTCATTCTTTGAGGAATTATGGGCAGGTTAAGAATCAAGTAGCTGAGAATTTGATACcggattttgattttgataggTTGGTAACCACCAAGTTAATAAAACCCACAGGCGTTGCTGATGCTACGGTTGTGGTTATGGTGGTTGATTGTGCTGATTTTGATGGTTCATTTCCTAAGCGAGCAGCAAAGTCTTTGTTCAAGGCTCTGGAAGGAAGCAGAGATGGTTTCAAGTCTAACAAGAAGCTGCCAAAGCTTGTTTTGGTGGCTACGAAGGTTGATCTTCTTCCATCGCAGATTTCCCCAGCAAGGTTAGATAGATGGGTCCGCCACCGTGCCAAGGCAAACGGAGCACCTAAGCTGAGTGGGGTTTATCTAGTTAGTGCTCGTAAGGACCTGGGAGTGAGGAATTTGCTGGCATTTATTAAGGAGTTGGCTGGACCAAGAGGGAACGTCTGGGTAATTGGAGCTCAGAATGCTGGGAAGTCAACATTGATTAATTCATTTGCTAGAAAAGGAGGAGTCAAAGTTACAAAGCTTACTGAAGCTGCTGTTCCTGGGACAACACTGGGGATATTGAGGATTGGAGGAATATTATCTGCCAAAGCAAAAATGTATGATACACCAGGCCTGCTACATCCATATCTCATGTCCATGAGATTAAACAGGGAGGAGCAAAAAATGGTTGAGATACGGAAGGAGCTTCAACCTCGAAGCTATAGGATCAAGGCAG GTCAGACTGTACATGTTGGTGCCTTAGCAAGACTAGATCTTATCCAGTCTTCTGTAGAGACAATCTATGTCACTGTCTGGGCATCTGCAAATGTTTCTCTCCACCTAGGAAAGACAGAAAATGCTGATGAGATCAAGATCAAGCATGGGGGAGTCAGGTTACAG AGGTTTCTGTTCTACTTCAAAGATATTGCTTCCTCAAATGCCAAATTCAAAATGTTCTACAATGCTTGCCAGTATTTTCAATGTTAA
- the LOC113691625 gene encoding uncharacterized protein isoform X1, translating to MGKKGGKCRLWWPAHLSSTLQPHSPSHSFTLFFGWFISSQSSSFSSSEPSLDIVVAFALEDSALVSSSVNLQEILHQTDGNMPLSLQDKCTLSVLGYCEADSSGNGQPEMNLTKTVTQTCSTDGGKTFPGSQRVVVGKNGIHACGCHKVHALLEQLRLAFVQNENWFQLISGFPQTTGRKLQLIPELHHMHWNGETISQLDLHVIIYEIPKFSSHHYSLGSWSLSEKMRSSIKKPQWFEDLKQKKQYLDLDTVILAINSANAAKILSERQLPVKSFAGHFKPLWMFPTFTWKFFAALVALLATSVYVILQSFHILLSYMSCIGIDVVLVRAFNNAWTNVGIRCSQFLYWPILLQGHGHRSKSCIEYSEKVALRRHSIWSCLVVDVLLGNLFGISLWYQAEPACLYISNFAVDVTNYLLRTGCVWLMGNPAGFKLNTELAGVLGMMSLNTIQIWSTLGSFMDFFLVPIAKAISLCGILFGFTTAAALIIDLISLVTRHVFVLHWILSLVYSQQIQALAALWRLFRGRKWNPLRQRLDSYDYTVEQHVVGSLLFTPLLLLLPTTSVFYTFFTIMNTVISFICVVMEVSISVIHTTPYNSAFLWLMRKKRFPSGIWLEIVSRQHGTTVPSVIDPLELNGSLSKKSTKIPRSGGHKTLVLVSVLHSNYLSLGELICPSYRYIYSVVCRTAISSSAYGILTGKRILSAPGTTYPSRLPWMALPYTIYWRLCFEAVFACRQN from the exons ATGGGGAAAAAAGGAGGGAAATGCAGGCTATGGTGGCCAGCCCATCTTTCCTCAACCCTTCAACCCCATTCTCCTTCCCACtccttcactcttttcttcGGTTGGTTCATTTCTTCCCAGTCctcctccttttcttcttcgGAGCCCTCCCTTGATATCGTCGTCGCTTTTGCCTTGGAGGATTCTGCACTTGTTTCTTCTTCTGTAAATCTTCAg GAAATTCTTCATCAAACAGATGGGAACATGCCTCTATCCCTACAAGATAAATGTACACTTTCCGTGCTGGGTTATTGTGAAGCAGATTCAAGTGGCAATGGTCAGCCAGAAATGAATTTAACTAAAACAGTTACTCAGACGTGCTCAACTGATGGTGGGAAAACCTTCCCTGGTAGCCAGAGGGTAGTTGTGGGCAAGAATGGAATTCATGCATGTGGATGCCACAAGGTTCATGCATTACTGGAACAGCTTAGGCTGGCTTTTGTACAAAATGAGAACTGGTTCCAACTTATTTCTGGTTTTCCTCAAACTACAGGTCGAAAATTGCAGCTCATTCCAGAATTGCATCACATGCATTGGAATGGGGAAACCATTTCTCAGTTAGATCTCCAC GTTATCATTTatgaaattccaaaatttaGTAGCCACCACTATTCACTGGGTTCTTGGAGTTTGTCTGAGAAGATGAGATCTTCTATCAAGAAACCCCAATGGTTTGAAGATCTCAAGCAGAAGAAGCAATATCTTGATCTG GACACTGTCATTCTGGCTATTAACAGTGCTAATGCTGCTAAGATCCTTTCAGAAAGGCAGCTGCCTGTGAAGAGTTTCGCTGGTCATTTCAAGCCTTTATGGAT GTTTCCTACCTTTACATGGAAATTTTTTGCTGCACTCGTGGCTTTGCTTGCAACTTCAGTTTACGTCATTCTTCAGTCTTTCCATATCCTTCTGAGTTACATGTCGTGTATAGGCATAGATGTGGTGTTAGTGAGAGCATTCAACAATGCATGGACGAATGTTGGGATACGCTGCTCCCAGTTCCTCTATTGGCCAATCTTACTCCAAGGTCATGGTCATAG GTCTAAATCATGCATTGAATATTCAGAGAAAGTGGCATTACGCAGGCATTCCATCTGGTCATGTCTAGTGGTTGATGTTCTTCTTGGAAACTTATTTGGCATTTCATTATGGTATCAAGCAGAACCTGCTTGCCTATACATTTCAAACTTCGCTGTTGATGTCACAAACTATTTGCTGCGTACCGGATGTGTTTGGCTAATGGGAAATCCAGCTGGTTTCAAATTAAACACTGAGCTTGCTGGAGTACTTGGCATGATGTCTCTGAACACTATTCAAATTTGGTCTACACTTGGGTCGTTTATGGATTTTTTCCTTGTACCAATTGCTAAAGCTATTTCTCTATGTGGGATTCTTTTTGGTTTCACCACAGCTGCTGCTCTGATAATCGACTTGATTTCACTCGTAACAAGACATGTTTTCGTCCTTCATTGGATACTCTCACTTGTCTATTCACAGCAGATTCAGGCATTGGCAGCTTTATGGCGTCTTTTTAG GGGAAGGAAGTGGAATCCTCTTCGCCAGAGATTAGATAGCTATGATTACACTGTGGAGCAACATGTCGTTGGCTCTCTTCTCTTTACACCACTCTTACTTCTATTGCCAACCACCTCTGTCTTCTACACATTCTTTACCATCATGAACACAGTCATCAGTTTTATCTGCGTAGTAATGGAAGTCAGCATATCTGTTATTCATACTACCCCATACAACAGCGCCTTTCTTTGGTTGATGCGGAAGAAAAGGTTTCCTTCTGGGATATGGCTAGAAATTGTATCTCGTCAACATGGAACAACTGTTCCTTCAGTAATTGATCCTCTTGAACTAAACGGCTCGTTGTCAAAGAAGTCAACAAAAATCCCAAGAAGTGGTGGTCATAAAACACTTGTTCTGGTTTCAGTTCTGCACAGCAACTACTTGAGCTTAG GTGAATTGATCTGCCCAAGCTACAGATACATCTATTCAGTTGTTTGTAGGACAGCTATCAGCTCGTCAGCGTATGGTATTCTAACAGGAAAAAG AATTCTATCTGCTCCCGGGACTACTTATCCTTCAAGATTGCCATGGATGGCTCTGCCGTACACAATATACTGGCGCCTTTGCTTTGAAGCAGTCTTTGCATGTAGACAAAATTGA
- the LOC113691625 gene encoding uncharacterized protein isoform X2, translating into MGKKGGKCRLWWPAHLSSTLQPHSPSHSFTLFFGWFISSQSSSFSSSEPSLDIVVAFALEDSALVSSSVNLQEILHQTDGNMPLSLQDKCTLSVLGYCEADSSGNGQPEMNLTKTVTQTCSTDGGKTFPGSQRVVVGKNGIHACGCHKVHALLEQLRLAFVQNENWFQLISGFPQTTGRKLQLIPELHHMHWNGETISQLDLHVIIYEIPKFSSHHYSLGSWSLSEKMRSSIKKPQWFEDLKQKKQYLDLDTVILAINSANAAKILSERQLPVKSFAGHFKPLWMSKSCIEYSEKVALRRHSIWSCLVVDVLLGNLFGISLWYQAEPACLYISNFAVDVTNYLLRTGCVWLMGNPAGFKLNTELAGVLGMMSLNTIQIWSTLGSFMDFFLVPIAKAISLCGILFGFTTAAALIIDLISLVTRHVFVLHWILSLVYSQQIQALAALWRLFRGRKWNPLRQRLDSYDYTVEQHVVGSLLFTPLLLLLPTTSVFYTFFTIMNTVISFICVVMEVSISVIHTTPYNSAFLWLMRKKRFPSGIWLEIVSRQHGTTVPSVIDPLELNGSLSKKSTKIPRSGGHKTLVLVSVLHSNYLSLGELICPSYRYIYSVVCRTAISSSAYGILTGKRILSAPGTTYPSRLPWMALPYTIYWRLCFEAVFACRQN; encoded by the exons ATGGGGAAAAAAGGAGGGAAATGCAGGCTATGGTGGCCAGCCCATCTTTCCTCAACCCTTCAACCCCATTCTCCTTCCCACtccttcactcttttcttcGGTTGGTTCATTTCTTCCCAGTCctcctccttttcttcttcgGAGCCCTCCCTTGATATCGTCGTCGCTTTTGCCTTGGAGGATTCTGCACTTGTTTCTTCTTCTGTAAATCTTCAg GAAATTCTTCATCAAACAGATGGGAACATGCCTCTATCCCTACAAGATAAATGTACACTTTCCGTGCTGGGTTATTGTGAAGCAGATTCAAGTGGCAATGGTCAGCCAGAAATGAATTTAACTAAAACAGTTACTCAGACGTGCTCAACTGATGGTGGGAAAACCTTCCCTGGTAGCCAGAGGGTAGTTGTGGGCAAGAATGGAATTCATGCATGTGGATGCCACAAGGTTCATGCATTACTGGAACAGCTTAGGCTGGCTTTTGTACAAAATGAGAACTGGTTCCAACTTATTTCTGGTTTTCCTCAAACTACAGGTCGAAAATTGCAGCTCATTCCAGAATTGCATCACATGCATTGGAATGGGGAAACCATTTCTCAGTTAGATCTCCAC GTTATCATTTatgaaattccaaaatttaGTAGCCACCACTATTCACTGGGTTCTTGGAGTTTGTCTGAGAAGATGAGATCTTCTATCAAGAAACCCCAATGGTTTGAAGATCTCAAGCAGAAGAAGCAATATCTTGATCTG GACACTGTCATTCTGGCTATTAACAGTGCTAATGCTGCTAAGATCCTTTCAGAAAGGCAGCTGCCTGTGAAGAGTTTCGCTGGTCATTTCAAGCCTTTATGGAT GTCTAAATCATGCATTGAATATTCAGAGAAAGTGGCATTACGCAGGCATTCCATCTGGTCATGTCTAGTGGTTGATGTTCTTCTTGGAAACTTATTTGGCATTTCATTATGGTATCAAGCAGAACCTGCTTGCCTATACATTTCAAACTTCGCTGTTGATGTCACAAACTATTTGCTGCGTACCGGATGTGTTTGGCTAATGGGAAATCCAGCTGGTTTCAAATTAAACACTGAGCTTGCTGGAGTACTTGGCATGATGTCTCTGAACACTATTCAAATTTGGTCTACACTTGGGTCGTTTATGGATTTTTTCCTTGTACCAATTGCTAAAGCTATTTCTCTATGTGGGATTCTTTTTGGTTTCACCACAGCTGCTGCTCTGATAATCGACTTGATTTCACTCGTAACAAGACATGTTTTCGTCCTTCATTGGATACTCTCACTTGTCTATTCACAGCAGATTCAGGCATTGGCAGCTTTATGGCGTCTTTTTAG GGGAAGGAAGTGGAATCCTCTTCGCCAGAGATTAGATAGCTATGATTACACTGTGGAGCAACATGTCGTTGGCTCTCTTCTCTTTACACCACTCTTACTTCTATTGCCAACCACCTCTGTCTTCTACACATTCTTTACCATCATGAACACAGTCATCAGTTTTATCTGCGTAGTAATGGAAGTCAGCATATCTGTTATTCATACTACCCCATACAACAGCGCCTTTCTTTGGTTGATGCGGAAGAAAAGGTTTCCTTCTGGGATATGGCTAGAAATTGTATCTCGTCAACATGGAACAACTGTTCCTTCAGTAATTGATCCTCTTGAACTAAACGGCTCGTTGTCAAAGAAGTCAACAAAAATCCCAAGAAGTGGTGGTCATAAAACACTTGTTCTGGTTTCAGTTCTGCACAGCAACTACTTGAGCTTAG GTGAATTGATCTGCCCAAGCTACAGATACATCTATTCAGTTGTTTGTAGGACAGCTATCAGCTCGTCAGCGTATGGTATTCTAACAGGAAAAAG AATTCTATCTGCTCCCGGGACTACTTATCCTTCAAGATTGCCATGGATGGCTCTGCCGTACACAATATACTGGCGCCTTTGCTTTGAAGCAGTCTTTGCATGTAGACAAAATTGA